A DNA window from Tenuifilaceae bacterium CYCD contains the following coding sequences:
- a CDS encoding N-acetyltransferase, which produces MKIDKIIENKKQFLDLLLLADEQENMIDRYLTNGDLFALYDDDLKSVCVVSPIDSETCELKNIATYEKYQGKGYGKALINFIVDFYRNNYKTMLVGTGETPSILAFYESLGFKQSYRVKNFFTDNYDHPMFDGNIQLVDMIYLKKDLLE; this is translated from the coding sequence ATGAAAATAGATAAAATTATCGAAAACAAGAAACAATTCCTGGACCTGTTACTGTTGGCAGACGAACAGGAAAATATGATTGACAGGTATTTGACTAACGGAGATTTGTTTGCTCTATATGATGATGACTTAAAAAGTGTTTGCGTTGTGTCACCAATTGACAGCGAAACCTGCGAATTAAAAAACATAGCAACATACGAAAAGTATCAAGGCAAAGGATACGGAAAAGCATTGATAAACTTTATTGTTGATTTCTACAGAAACAACTACAAAACAATGCTTGTTGGGACCGGTGAAACACCATCAATTTTGGCGTTTTATGAAAGTTTAGGGTTTAAACAATCATATCGAGTAAAGAATTTTTTTACAGACAATTATGACCACCCAATGTTCGATGGCAACATACAGCTTGTTGATATGATTTATCTTAAAAAGGATTTATTGGAATAG
- a CDS encoding DNA-binding response regulator, which produces MNEPVRLFLVDDHQMFIDGIKALLRNEKRFKIVDEALDGSIALEKIKNTPIDIMITDISMPGMSGTELTRTVKKEYPQIKILVLTMYNDQDVANEILMSEAEGFILKNTGKKELVAALTSIADDGTFYSREVLTNLMIKVKKDKRTEEETHNLTERELEILQLICEELSSEQIAEKLFISKRTVDTHRQHIYEKTKCKTIISLIKFALRNNLVNL; this is translated from the coding sequence ATGAATGAACCCGTAAGGCTGTTTTTAGTTGACGACCATCAAATGTTTATTGATGGGATAAAAGCGTTGCTGCGCAACGAAAAGAGATTTAAAATTGTGGACGAAGCGCTTGATGGTAGTATAGCATTGGAGAAGATTAAAAATACTCCCATCGATATTATGATTACCGACATAAGTATGCCCGGCATGAGCGGAACAGAATTGACCCGAACTGTGAAAAAGGAGTACCCGCAAATCAAGATACTGGTGCTAACTATGTACAACGATCAGGATGTGGCCAACGAAATTCTTATGAGCGAAGCCGAGGGCTTTATCCTTAAGAATACTGGTAAAAAGGAACTTGTGGCAGCCCTTACAAGCATAGCCGATGATGGTACTTTCTACAGCCGCGAGGTGCTTACCAATTTAATGATAAAGGTTAAAAAAGATAAGCGAACCGAGGAGGAAACACACAACCTAACCGAGCGGGAACTGGAAATACTTCAGCTTATATGCGAAGAACTATCGAGCGAGCAGATTGCTGAGAAGTTGTTTATCAGTAAACGTACTGTTGATACCCATCGGCAACATATCTACGAAAAGACCAAGTGCAAAACCATTATCAGCCTTATAAAATTCGCGCTCCGCAACAATCTGGTTAATTTATAA